GGACTATGGCATGAGACTGCAAGGCTCGGCTCACTTCTTTCACTCTATACCCAGTCTCATCAGCCACTACATTGAGAACTTGTGAGTTGATTGGGCGATTGttctggtgtttttgtgtgtggtcaggttttggtggagtgttttgtgtgtatttttgttgtgttgttgatgatgttttTTTAtgggtttgttttcttgtttgtttgttggtgtttttgtttacttgcttggtttctcttttttttttggaaagGGTCAAAGGATGTTCTCCCTTGAAGGAAAAatgagagtgagatagagaagtctgtctgtgtgtgtccatgttTCTCTGATTGTTTATCTATTTGTGTATGCATCTGTGTCattgtgagtctgtctgtctctctgtccatctgtctgccCCACATCCCCTGCACTTTTCCTTTCTGTAGAACTTTGTTTAGTTCTCAGTCTTTGCTTTACAGTGATTTTTAAgtaccccccaaaaaatgttCAAACATTTGTATCTGTCATGGCAGGGATGAGTTGCCTTACCGCCTCACCCTTACACCGGCCATTCTGCAGGCTAGGTCGTCACGGGAACTGGCTTCTCTGGCCATGCTTGGACAAGGTATGCAATCTCTTTTGTATCAGTAGTAAATTGACGCGGAATACACAAGATTGGATGTATTATTCGTATTATAGTGTGTGGGCTTTTGAATCAGATCTGAAATTTGCTTAACTAATATCTGCTGCTTACTTGAAACTGAATTCAGAGGTCTGTTACTCGACGGTCTGTTTGTATAGtgtagttcttttctttttgttttcattatgtgcattgtttttttttgttttttttttgttatgtTTTATGAAACTGCTTTACATAGTTATaggatctgagaaacaaaaggGTGTAacatactctttttttttccctctcttttcctctccttttcttttcttttcttttttttttcttttcatttcttttcctctcttttctttctctctcttttcctctcttttcctctctttttctctcttttcctctcttttttttcctctcttttcttttcctctcttttcccttcctttcttttcttttttttccttttcttttcctctcttattctctcttttcttttctttgttttgtgcaCAAGGAAGTAATCCgaacaaaatgaaaaatatactTGAAGCTACAGTGTTTCGTGGCTGGTAGCAATGAGATGAAACATTGCTTTGTCCTTGCACCACTGTGACCAGTTGTTTGCAAGCCAATGCAGTGACCAAGCAGCTTGTAGCTTTCCCCCTGCATTTAAGGAAACTTTGACAGATACAACAACCGCTTACCTAGTTGTACGCGGAAACATGTAGCAAGGTAGCAATGCTCTTCGTGGTGTGGACAGTGGTCAGGGGattaaggggggagggggaaaatAATAGGTCAGCAGTTGACCCTGGTAGGACGCCGTGACAATTGTTGAATGACCTGTACCTAGCTGGTAGAGTTATAGGATTGGTCCTGTAAGGGTTTGGTGTGTGCTTTGGGTCAAGGTTATCGTTGTATGATGAATGGTGCGGTTGTGTGAATGAAGAATGATGCGTGAACTGTATGACAAACATATCACCTTTTTTTTGGAaaacgtgtgtttgtttggttggttggttggttggttggttggtggtgttgttgttgttgttgttttttgccaGGCTGTGTATTTTAAGTATGTGTTGAAGAGGACGGATGCAGCTCGTATCCCATTGAAAAACAAAGATCTGTGTTGGTTTACATGATgttttacacaggaaggaaacGTATCTTTAACACCTTAAGAAGTAAGCATGTTGACAAAGCATGTCTGACAATGCGTgtgacacattcacacacatgtgGTGTCAGTGTGACATGCTGATTCAGGGGACAGACACTTGTCCAAAAGCAGGCAAACTGGCCAGTCTAGTGAGAATTGTCACGTCATCTCTCGtacctgtctctgtcgcgaCACCTCATGATTGATGGACATTTTAGCCTTGACATAAAGAGTCTGGGTTTTATCATTGTGGCACTACCTTTATACATGCAAAGTGTGTGTTCATGGCCATGGGGAGCTAGTGGGTGTATTGGGTGGGAAGGGAGAGCGCAGTTacctctttgtctttctttaataataataataataataagaacatttatatagcgctaaatcaaaaactttcgttaaaaaggcttgctctaagcgctctttctaaattctttctttctttctttctttctttcattctttctttctttctttccctcatCTTGTGCTTGTTTTGCTTTTCCTTTCTTAAATTTCAGTATTATTCCATCAGTATACCTGTTGTTGGTTTCTGCTGAGAGCTTGAACAAGAGAGGAAGCAATCGACGCTTCTAATTTGCTATGTGAAACTTTGTGGCATGAAGAATCGGTCATGCACTCACAACTTATGCGTTgtattaggccaaacaaaatatatgttggtttaggttaacgtgaccaaaaaaagaTAGGCTAGGtgggattttgttttgtttttttgttgttgttgtaattagtcaattttaaaggaggttacttcccttagtctcggtatggttcacaaaatgtgccaaaagtttttttggtttttttttagaaatgaaaaaaaaattttagggtcggcgggaaaaaacagGGTCGGTCGGCTTactctaaaccaacatatatttttgtttggccttagtaATTACAAGAGGAAGAGTACAAACAGTTAAAACAAATTCTTCTACTTTATtttagctacagctgttgctgTATTATCTTGCATTCATATCGCACCTATATGCTACTCCTGCGCCCCATGTTGGTggtttttattacaaaacggtggtttttattacaaaacgatAAAAACATGTTACAGAGACATCAATTATTGAAAAATGTGTTAGTAATTCCACTTGTCTTAGGTGGCTTTTGTGTTATGTGTTTGTGAGTATATGATTGACCATGAGAAACGAGCATTAGTAATTGTTCTGTTCTGTGTATAGCAGTATTATACTATAGCACAAGAATATATGTAGTTGACAAAACAGctggcagacacacacacacacacacacacacacacacacacacacacacacacacacacacacacacacacacacacacacacacatacacacactaaaccacatcacaacacaacacaacacacacacacatatacacacaaaagcaaacacacacacacacacacacacacacaacacacacaaacaacaacgtatacatacacacaaattcAACCCTTCACTTTCCCTAACGAAGAATCATGACtgtgtttcttttctgtttcagatttcTGGCTGTCCCCAGTGTCACGCAAGGCTCGAACCCCATCCCCAGCCTGCGGATCATTGCACAAGTCGTGCAGCGAACCCATCGACATCCGCCAGCCGATGCAACACAGCACATCACGCCCCcacacccccaccaccccgCCCCTCCACGcccttcccccctcccactCCGTGTCAGACTTCTCCGACTTTCTCACCACCCAGCAAGTGCAGGAGGAGCAGGCGCAGATCTTCAAGGGACAGTTCAGCAATCAGGTGGacctccctcccccttcccacTGCTCCCCCCACCTCCCGCCTCTCAGAGTCTTCGCCTCGGTGCCGACTGGAACTAGCTGTGCCAAAGGCCAGGGCGGTTTCGGACCCCACCTTCTCCGGCTCAAAGGCTACAACGATACCCCGACCTCCACGGAAAGCAGCGGGGAGGAGAGTGGAGGGGGACACGTGGGTGTTCCTCATATACATTTGGTGGGAGCTTCTCCCCAGTCTATGTGTGCAATGTCAAACGCCAGCAGCCAGACTGACTTCTCCTCTCTCAACCGCCACAAGCCCAAGGGGAAGCCTAACCTGTACTCTATGACTCCGGTGGAGCTGCTCCACCTACCGGAGAACAACTCCTACTTCCATAGCAACCTGTCGGACAAGATGAGCGACTACGAGGACATCTGGCGGAGCTCGTACTACGACTCGGACAGTGTTCGAAACGGCAGCGTAAggggaggtggtggtgggggtggtgggggtggataCGAAGTGGGTTCTTGCACCACGGCTCAATCGGACTTCTCCAAGTTTTTCGCTGTCAGCGGCAACAGGGAGAGTACAGGGGTGAGACCTGTTCCTGTGGTGGTGACTACTAACTGTAACACGGTCGCCACACAATCTGAGGAATCACCACCCATCCCTCCCAAGAACTGGAGAACTAGTACTGTGGTCAACCCGAAACATCTTCATCCGTTGGGGAGATTATCCAGGTTAAAGTCCTCCTCGGATTCTTCCTTAGCCACCGTCTCTAGTCCCGTGTACGCTGAACCCGCCGATGCCGTGGTTTTCCGAGAAAGACAGAACCGCTCTTCGCGTGCCAAAGTTCGGAGACGATCTGCTCCCTCCGTCTCCAGTCAATCCATCCCCCCTGAACATCTTCCTCCCCACACCTCCAGACAGTCCCCGTTTAGCGGGGCTGAGAAACTGGCCACAATTTTGTCCCAAGCTGCTTTGGACCAAGCTGAAAATACTCACCCCAAAAAGGACACTCTTCTACCCAAAAAAGGCAGGAAAGTCGATCCCAAGCAGCGCAGTGGTGCTGGGATGACACGCAGTCAAAGCATGCGCACGGCGCAAGAGGTTACCAGGCTGGCCAAGAACAAACCGGCCTGGCATGAGCGTTTTAATCGATTAAAGCTGGGAACAAAAGTGTTGTCGCGCAGTGGGTCTCCTTACGCGGCAACGACAAAGGGTGCTCAGCCACAGTTGGACGATTCTTTGTTCTTGGTGGAGGAAAGCTCTTCTGGGCCCACTGCGGTGAACAGGTTCCCTGTGTACCAGCGAAGCAAGCTGGTTCAGTCTGTGAACCGGGGATCTTACTTCTCCGAGTCGTCCACAGTGCAAGACATTATCTCGTGTGCCATGCCGGAGCTGATGGTCAGACCCATACAGGCCCAGCGCCTGGTCGTCCCAGCCGCAAAAACGCTGTCGGAATACGACAACTACAACCCCTACGCCCCTCCCTCCGCCAGCAGTCGCGGCACCATCTTCTGCAAGCCGTGGGAAGGGAGCGTGGTGGATACCTTGCTACGGACCTCTCACACCACCCTTCCCCCAGCCATGGATCTGCAGGAGAGAGTCCAGATGTGGCAGGAAGCTAACCAGACCTTTCACCACAGCCAGCAGAGCcagcaacagagagagaaccCAACACACCAGCAGCAGTTGCAGCAGCATCAGCAACATCTGCAGCAGTTGCAGATGATTCAGCAACAGCAGCGCTTGCAGCAGAGCGTCGTGAAGCAAGCTCACACAGTGCAGACGGTGACTACTGTGGGGAACGCTGGTACCGTGAACTCCACCACTAACGTGAATGTGAGCAAGAGCAGTAGTAGGATGGTGGTTCAGAGTGAAGTGACGCAGACGTCCCAGACTGGCGTCCATCCTCAAGGTCACCCACAACCTCAAGGTCATCCACATCTTCAAGGTCACGCAAACCTTCAAGGTCACCCACACCCTCAAGGTCACCCACACAAATCCGTCTCCCCCACTCACCCCCAGCAGGCGCGCCCTCAGTCCATGATGGTGCAGGAGCGACACCACCAGCACCCTCAGCTGCACCGGTCTCACTCCAACCCCAACCAGGCCCAGCAACTGCCTCTACCCAGAAACCAGCAAGGTCAGGGCCATcagcaaggtcaaggtcgccagCAACACCAAGGTCACCATCATCAACTAGGTCATCACCTTCATCAGCAAGGTCATCACCTTCACCAGCAAGGTCAGCCTGTGGTCACAGAAGGGTCGTCAGTGACCCCTGACAGTCGAATGGGCGGCCTGAGCTCCAACTGTCCAGACGTGATCAACTGCCATCACATCGCCGTGGATACCGGCAACGCTGCGCTGTCTGACGATGAGATCCTGATTCAGTCTGTCACCTCTACTCTACCCAACAGGGGTCAACTGGGTGAGTAATTCTCAAACtgctttttgttttcagtcTGCACTGTGTGTTTGAAGTGTTTGTCAAAACAGTGGCCCGTAGTTATAATCATGTCATGTGTGTTGTTTATTGGTAAAGTTCAAAATGTTGCCGGTTTTGGAAACGAAACTTGTGTACTGAGGTTTTGTGGATGTGACTGTCCCATGGTTGAGTTGTGTGctgtatatgagtgtgtgtgagtgcaagGTCAGAAGAGAGATTAATTGGTAGGTAAACATGCATTTCTGTCaaatcattgtgtgtgtgagcataaaTGAGTGACACTTTCATATGATTATGAAACATGTGAGTTCATATGTTTTCATTCATCTGGCTGTTCTgtattgtatttttgtttgtcatGTCATAATTTGTATCTTGTTTTTCTTCAGCTGCACAACGCAAGCAGGCTGCTCGTGATCCTGGCAGCAAAATCCGAGAATACATTTACAAGTAGGTTGCATCTGAATTCAGTACATGTAGTGGTTTAGAAGAAAGGTTGAGAGGAAGAGGAGAAATATTGATACATTTATCACGCTCAAGGTAGACGGGACATATTCATAAAATGGTTAACAACTTAGCAGTAGCAGCTATCATGATTTTGTAATAGCAGGTGCTCTTTCATGCTGGAAATACTTTGATAACAGACTAAGCTAATATTGGTTTTCCTTCAGAGTTTTCACATTCCTAACACGTGTGCCACTGTATTTATAGTTCCTGTCTTTGCAGGTTTTTACCTTGTTTTCTATGTGTAACCAGAAATAATCAACATGCACAGAATTAGAAAAAAATTCTCAAATCTAAACATTTAATTGTCATCAGTTGAGAACATGAGTTTTTTCCTTCAAAATCCAGAACGAATCGTAACTTACTGTCGTATTTTGCGAAAATTCAGCTTTCTTTGTCCACTTCGGCAGGATGATTGAAGGTTATTTTTAGCACTACCCAACATCCTTTGCAATATACCCAACACCCGAATACATCCGGGTTAACACAGAATAAAGTCGTCTGCTATTGTACCAGACGCGAGGTAAAAAGtaactgtacacattgtgtCATCATGTGTCGCATAAATTCCCTTTTTTTGTGATGCAATGTTGTTTCTGTAATTAAGGATTGCTTTTAATTCAGCTGTTTATGTTTTGATTGACAGACTTTCCCAGGACCGCAACACAACGTTTGGAAGCACAATAGAAAACTTCATACAGTGCACTGTGGAAAGCCAGGAAAAAACACCGCATCATGTCATGAGAAATGTGAGTTCACTGCATGTCTTTTAGATGTCATTGTAAATTGCCTCATGTCTGCCTACCtttctacctgtctgtctgtccattagtatgtctgtctgtgtgacttgTCTGATCAGCTGTCTTGCACATGTATGTAAGTTAGCTTTTTTCTCTGCGTGTGAATGTAactctttatgtgtgtgtttgtttgtgtgtgtgtgtgtgtgtttgtttgtgtgtgtgtgtgtgtgtgtgtgtgtgtgtgtgtgtgtgtgggtgtgtgtatgtgccagtgcgtgtctgtttgtgcgtgcgtgggtgtatgtgtctgtgtgtctacgtgtatgtctgcgtgtgtgtgtgtgtgtgtctgtgtgtgtgtgtgtgtgtgtgtgtgtgtgtgtgtgtgtgtgtgtgtgtgtgtgcatgatctCACTATCtacgtgtctgtgcctgtgtctctACATACATTGTACATGCACAtaattctgtgtctgtgtcacacatTTACAGCATGCTTGCACCTGTACACATTTGCACTTGTGTGTCTTCAAATAATGCATGTTTTAGCTATAATCGTGATAATTGTTTTACAGGTACGTCAGTTCATGACAGGCATCAAGAACTACCTGGTCAAGCACGGGGAGGGACAGCTGGAGGATCTCATTGAGAGAGAACGCAACAAGGTACAAACAtctctttgtttttttacagTGGATTCTCTGCCATGTGTATTCTTCAGAAGTGTTTGCCAGTAATCCCTAGAGGTCTTGATAACTGAGCCTATTCTTTCTTCTCCCAGggaaaaaacgatttttttttttaatttcgtgCAAGTCATTCATGCAATctctttttgttctctctctcatgctctctctctcatgctgaggctctctctctctctcatgctctctctctctctctccctctctcatgctctctctctctccctctctcatgctctctctctctctcatgctctctctctctatctctctctccctctctcatgctctctctctctctctctctctccctccctccctccctctctctctttttctctctgtgtgtctctctctctgtctctttctctctctctctcacagtgtTTCTCTCttccatgagaggacaccttctTTAGACTAGTCCCTTTGTCTATAAACTTGACCGAACTATACCTTTTGTGAGAGAACAATTGCAATGTAAGGACACTTTGGATTGGTTCCAATGGTGTTTGTGTTTAAAGACGTAATTTTAGTTGATTTAATTGGAGGTCTCTGTTCCACTGTATGTAAGTAATTGTATGAACTGAATGAACTTTGTGTACGGCTTTTGTGAATATCTCTTCTCTCCCGAATGACCTTGTTGAAATTTGTAAGTCAATCTATGTtggaacaagaggcgaagccttcaaggctcacgtaagaaatcgacaaacagtaacacaaactcaatcactccgtcacacatacacacacacacacacacacacagtaagcataggtgacactgtgcaagaaagcgagacactagatctagatctgtctgtctgcatgtagcctacttacagggacacgactgccaactagtctcggcccgctcaaaataacaatgaccgagactttcagtaattccttcgcgtgacgtctaaccctcttacgtcataatgtgacgtcttcaaatgacgaaatgttaaagtttctaccacagacatacacacgcacgcacacacgcacacacacacgcacgcacagacagacaaagttacgatcgcataggctacacttacgtgagccaaaaattttTAATGCTTTTGTTTTTCCTTCTATAATCAGCTTGGACGGAATGAAATCCTGAACATTGATGCACTGATTGAGACAACGTTACACATGTGTGTGCTGAGACCCCTCAAACATCACATCTACAGACTCTTTGTCGACTACCATGGCAGGTGGggaattgattaattaattaattaatttattgaGCATTCTTTCATaactgagtttgtttgtttgtttgtttgtttcagtcttTTGTTTTTCATGGATTTctgggtgtatgtgtttgtcacTCAGCATGTGTGCCAATGTGTGgatatgtgtctgtgttttgtgAATTTGCTAGTACGTGCCTGATCCTGTCTGACCACTTAATTGTGTTGAAAGGATACAGGTGTGATTTCATCACAGGTGCTTGGTTTTGTGTCTGTCAAAATGAAAAGATGTGTTTATTTAGAGTTTTAATTCTAAAGTTTAGGTTTACCATTTCAGAAACAACAGTCTGGAACTGATGTCAAGGAATATCAAATATGCTCGCACCAAAACAGCTGAAGAAATTGGAATTAAGGTGAGTTGGATATTTATCGagctatatagctattctgatggacacgagggggaattcgggggctgtgattggatggtctcttccgatcatcaaagcataatgctacggaagtcggccatttttgccaatatccaaaagcatattggcaataacaaagacgcatggttccggtttacccttctgtaccacacgatgttttaatcgacaacagcatacactgacaacttgaaattcttctcggaaatgtttttcagctttaaaaatgtcgatagcatacccttttctgctaacttcccgatgaaacaggactaaatcaattattttctgtccctaaacatcacaaaatgcccaaagtcgaaagatgtagtacaaacaggggagtaaaacgaaacagccgtttttgtgtgcctgtgacacaaactttcgcatttggcttttcttatctcgtaactccacactaaataccccacttcccctctgaagtattgatgtacaacccatggcactaacattcatgttgtcgtttataactgaggttgaaaaaattgcttcatgacgagacaagtataaatgccattcacccatgAATGCTcgcgattagctgttctcttctcctccccttgttgcatcctagttcttcagttgtttctagttttccgtttatgttgtgttttggtcttcttcataagtagtcttgttcaaaattaaaaaaactcaaacttctttttgttgtattcgaatgagctaataaaaagctgtttaacagctgtgttgtcaaatcgattttttttgcaaagtcagtgtggcgcctgcgcaaaactaatgcgcataagaaactgCGTCTGCTATCAAACCCTGAAATCAACGCATcaacgcaaaaactgtcattttgtaagtttatCGCTGTTAATATAGTTGGCACTGACATATACTTGctagtttatttttgtttatcaatTGATGTCATGACAGTCCTTAATACATTAATTGTTTCTGCCTTGAAATTTGGGTGATCTGTATTGGTGTTTGCTTGCTTGGTtgcttgcctgtctgtttgtccgagtgtgtgtgagtgtgtttgtatgtgtgtttgtgtgtggatgttGGTGTACTGTTTGGTATTTTTGGTAggtatactctctctctctctctctctctctctctctctctctctctctctctctctctctctctctctctctctctctctctctctctctctctctctctctctcaaaacagCAAATGGAAAAAATCTCTGCAATATACCTAGCTGACAGTGACACTTTGCATGATGTTGCAGCCTGGGCTGATACCACCACAGGCGGGTGACATGGAGACTATTAAGCACTACCTGGACAAGATGCAGCGTGCTTACTCTCCCCTCAAGAAACTGGAGAACTTGCTGTGTGCTACTTCCGCCATCTACTCTTGTGTCAAGGTACAGTGCAAGCAATCCTTTAGCTGTCTTGAATAGAGCagatgggcggggatgtagctcagtcggtagcgcgctggatttgtatccagttggtcgctgccagcgtgagttcgtccccatgttcggcgagagatttatttctcagagtcaactttgtgtgcagactctcctcggtgtccgaacaccccccccccccccccccccccccgtgtgtacacgcaagcacaagaccaagtgcgcacgaaaaagatcctgtaatccatgtcagagttcggtgggttatagaaacacaaaaatacccagcatgcttcctccgaaaacggcgtatggctgcctaaatggcggggtaaaaaacggtcatacacgtaaaattccactcgtgcaaaaaacacgagtgtacgtgggagtttcagcccacgaacgcagaagaagaagaagaagaatagagcaGATGTATTGGtgcctatatgtgctgatgtaTGCT
This Littorina saxatilis isolate snail1 linkage group LG17, US_GU_Lsax_2.0, whole genome shotgun sequence DNA region includes the following protein-coding sequences:
- the LOC138953149 gene encoding protein sprint-like isoform X2, with translation MKMLTNIANDLDLLLTDLVHMHPCQVPGEGEEGVGLPGMGEHTLNTLTQHSGDTLGKDSFLSSAEAASRRLGDTTGSSQSLVSSSSDNLSADSGHDERTQGTTSPLVFDPAHFGSKPKNLDTTTTATMTTPMLIAAHGNSSHDNESHSGSDLRPISLVERLAKTHSIWLLTQMSRAGAVHLLKDRETGVFLIRKSSQSMSLALSVQNRLTDRANVDHYLIEASDYGMRLQGSAHFFHSIPSLISHYIENLDELPYRLTLTPAILQARSSRELASLAMLGQDFWLSPVSRKARTPSPACGSLHKSCSEPIDIRQPMQHSTSRPHTPTTPPLHALPPSHSVSDFSDFLTTQQVQEEQAQIFKGQFSNQVDLPPPSHCSPHLPPLRVFASVPTGTSCAKGQGGFGPHLLRLKGYNDTPTSTESSGEESGGGHVGVPHIHLVGASPQSMCAMSNASSQTDFSSLNRHKPKGKPNLYSMTPVELLHLPENNSYFHSNLSDKMSDYEDIWRSSYYDSDSVRNGSVRGGGGGGGGGGYEVGSCTTAQSDFSKFFAVSGNRESTGVRPVPVVVTTNCNTVATQSEESPPIPPKNWRTSTVVNPKHLHPLGRLSRLKSSSDSSLATVSSPVYAEPADAVVFRERQNRSSRAKVRRRSAPSVSSQSIPPEHLPPHTSRQSPFSGAEKLATILSQAALDQAENTHPKKDTLLPKKGRKVDPKQRSGAGMTRSQSMRTAQEVTRLAKNKPAWHERFNRLKLGTKVLSRSGSPYAATTKGAQPQLDDSLFLVEESSSGPTAVNRFPVYQRSKLVQSVNRGSYFSESSTVQDIISCAMPELMVRPIQAQRLVVPAAKTLSEYDNYNPYAPPSASSRGTIFCKPWEGSVVDTLLRTSHTTLPPAMDLQERVQMWQEANQTFHHSQQSQQQRENPTHQQQLQQHQQHLQQLQMIQQQQRLQQSVVKQAHTVQTVTTVGNAGTVNSTTNVNVSKSSSRMVVQSEVTQTSQTGVHPQGHPQPQGHPHLQGHANLQGHPHPQGHPHKSVSPTHPQQARPQSMMVQERHHQHPQLHRSHSNPNQAQQLPLPRNQQGQGHQQGQGRQQHQGHHHQLGHHLHQQGHHLHQQGQPVVTEGSSVTPDSRMGGLSSNCPDVINCHHIAVDTGNAALSDDEILIQSVTSTLPNRGQLAAQRKQAARDPGSKIREYIYKLSQDRNTTFGSTIENFIQCTVESQEKTPHHVMRNVRQFMTGIKNYLVKHGEGQLEDLIERERNKLGRNEILNIDALIETTLHMCVLRPLKHHIYRLFVDYHGRNNSLELMSRNIKYARTKTAEEIGIKPGLIPPQAGDMETIKHYLDKMQRAYSPLKKLENLLCATSAIYSCVKVQGKQHLHSRGPASLGADDFLPLLIYVLVHCGLVSAEIEADYMWGLLHPSVLTGEGGYYLTTLSSAVLILKNFQEAHESKTASLEGQLPTLGEVQGFLKIAFPDELRDTILWKTLPVRPNMTTKDVCSMIAHKFKITNPQDYGLILLSNGEESQLSDNQCPQILKKDNTAAGKESFFAYKRLGANIAWPSSMKHS
- the LOC138953149 gene encoding protein sprint-like isoform X1 — translated: MSHYLEPPNHPPGYRPPDQHSAPDQCGRLSAREGERSSYLKMLTNIANDLDLLLTDLVHMHPCQVPGEGEEGVGLPGMGEHTLNTLTQHSGDTLGKDSFLSSAEAASRRLGDTTGSSQSLVSSSSDNLSADSGHDERTQGTTSPLVFDPAHFGSKPKNLDTTTTATMTTPMLIAAHGNSSHDNESHSGSDLRPISLVERLAKTHSIWLLTQMSRAGAVHLLKDRETGVFLIRKSSQSMSLALSVQNRLTDRANVDHYLIEASDYGMRLQGSAHFFHSIPSLISHYIENLDELPYRLTLTPAILQARSSRELASLAMLGQDFWLSPVSRKARTPSPACGSLHKSCSEPIDIRQPMQHSTSRPHTPTTPPLHALPPSHSVSDFSDFLTTQQVQEEQAQIFKGQFSNQVDLPPPSHCSPHLPPLRVFASVPTGTSCAKGQGGFGPHLLRLKGYNDTPTSTESSGEESGGGHVGVPHIHLVGASPQSMCAMSNASSQTDFSSLNRHKPKGKPNLYSMTPVELLHLPENNSYFHSNLSDKMSDYEDIWRSSYYDSDSVRNGSVRGGGGGGGGGGYEVGSCTTAQSDFSKFFAVSGNRESTGVRPVPVVVTTNCNTVATQSEESPPIPPKNWRTSTVVNPKHLHPLGRLSRLKSSSDSSLATVSSPVYAEPADAVVFRERQNRSSRAKVRRRSAPSVSSQSIPPEHLPPHTSRQSPFSGAEKLATILSQAALDQAENTHPKKDTLLPKKGRKVDPKQRSGAGMTRSQSMRTAQEVTRLAKNKPAWHERFNRLKLGTKVLSRSGSPYAATTKGAQPQLDDSLFLVEESSSGPTAVNRFPVYQRSKLVQSVNRGSYFSESSTVQDIISCAMPELMVRPIQAQRLVVPAAKTLSEYDNYNPYAPPSASSRGTIFCKPWEGSVVDTLLRTSHTTLPPAMDLQERVQMWQEANQTFHHSQQSQQQRENPTHQQQLQQHQQHLQQLQMIQQQQRLQQSVVKQAHTVQTVTTVGNAGTVNSTTNVNVSKSSSRMVVQSEVTQTSQTGVHPQGHPQPQGHPHLQGHANLQGHPHPQGHPHKSVSPTHPQQARPQSMMVQERHHQHPQLHRSHSNPNQAQQLPLPRNQQGQGHQQGQGRQQHQGHHHQLGHHLHQQGHHLHQQGQPVVTEGSSVTPDSRMGGLSSNCPDVINCHHIAVDTGNAALSDDEILIQSVTSTLPNRGQLAAQRKQAARDPGSKIREYIYKLSQDRNTTFGSTIENFIQCTVESQEKTPHHVMRNVRQFMTGIKNYLVKHGEGQLEDLIERERNKLGRNEILNIDALIETTLHMCVLRPLKHHIYRLFVDYHGRNNSLELMSRNIKYARTKTAEEIGIKPGLIPPQAGDMETIKHYLDKMQRAYSPLKKLENLLCATSAIYSCVKVQGKQHLHSRGPASLGADDFLPLLIYVLVHCGLVSAEIEADYMWGLLHPSVLTGEGGYYLTTLSSAVLILKNFQEAHESKTASLEGQLPTLGEVQGFLKIAFPDELRDTILWKTLPVRPNMTTKDVCSMIAHKFKITNPQDYGLILLSNGEESQLSDNQCPQILKKDNTAAGKESFFAYKRLGANIAWPSSMKHS